The Jaculus jaculus isolate mJacJac1 chromosome 1, mJacJac1.mat.Y.cur, whole genome shotgun sequence nucleotide sequence GAAGCTATAGATGTATGGAAATcagccaaacaaacaacaaaaaaaattaaaggccacTGAGCAGACTCTCAGCTGAGCCAGAACCTAGAGGCCACTCCCCTGAAAGAGGCCCTGGGGATCCATCCCTTTTCCCATGTCCATTCTCCAGCTTGTGTTCCAACCCGAACCCTCAATATTCACCAGTGACTCTAACTACTGACAGTACTTCTCCAGGAAGCCCTGACCCTCCATTCCCTCTCATACCCTGCTTCTCTCTAGAAGGTGAGCTCCCTTGTGCCGAGACCCCTCTGTCTGTGTCTGAATTATGCCCCTACCACATTCATGCTTAAGTCCTAACCTCTGGAACCCCAAAATATGACTGCATTTGAAGATGGGGCTTTTAAAGAATTCATTCATGTGCAATAGGGTTACTGAGGGACCCTAATATCCATGTGACTGATGTCTTTAAGATGTTAAGACACAGATGGCAGAGTGTCCCCAGAATTTActatctttcagctctgacccaGATGTGGGTTTTCCTTGCCAGGTTAAAACCCAAGACAGGGCCCTAAACATTTCTTCCCAGGCACTTTCTGAGcagtttcttgttttttcttttttaaaaaatgttttatttttattcatttgacagaaagagagagagaaaatgggtgtgccaggggcctctagccactgcacacgtactccagatgcatttgccaccttgtacatctgtcttatgtagatctggagaatggaaccaaggtctttaggctttgtaggcaagctccttaactgctaagccatctctccagcccccctgaagGCACCATGGGCTTCCCCAACAGCCCTCTGGCTTTCATGTTACCATCTCCTAGAGATTTCCTGTTTAGCAAGTCCACAGTCCCTCCATCCCCTCAACAGCAAAGGTGGCTACGCACTTCAGCCTCGTGCCCTTCCCCCGGCCCCCGCTTTGTGTCTTTGTAGAGGCTCTGGTCCTGGACACCTCACCTCCAGCCTCACTTATATCAACGTGCCATCTCACTCACTAAgggtctcccatcccccacccttGACCTGGCACGTCTGAGACTGAAAGCCAGAAAAAACCTACtaccccttttccctctctctcctccactccccCAGGGTGTTAACTTTAGCTCAGATTGGTGTCCAACTCAATACCTGACTGTGGACACCTTCCAGCGGTGTTTGGATAAACGTGAAATGAACACACATCaggcaaaatatgatttaaatggAGGGTCAGGGGGTGCACTGTAGTGCTCCCCAAACTGACTGTACTCGCAGCTTCTATTTAGATTCAGGCCGTCAAAGCAGTGGGGAGTCAGGGCATAAGACAGATCACGAGTTAtttgtttaggtttatttcatcaggaaatctttggaaaAGCTGTGAGCTCCCCATcttcaagaagctccacccaAGGCTTAGCCCGTACAGAGATTATCCTTTCCAATTAACTTGATCTTCACGTCGGactgtctccaccttccccagTGTTGAAattaccagcacacacacactacagcTGGTAACTCGCCACACTTCTCATACAGACATGCTCACCCCAAACTGTAGCCCTATTTAAATCTGCAATGGTCTCTTAAACCCAGCCCACACAGCTGAGCACCACCAAAGACAACCGCTGGGCTGCGCTCCCCGGGGGACTTCTAAATCTAGGCTGGGACATCACCAGGCGAGCTCCCCATACGCCACTGAACCCTTAGCAACCCTCCCACTTCTGTTTGCTGCTCCTCACCCTTCACTGGCAAACTAGGTCTCGAATGCACCACCGGTGTCCTTGCATTCTGCATGCTGAAGAAATGTCTTTGCTCCTTCCAGCCTCTGGAACAAGCCCTCCACTCCTGGTTCAAACTTTTGGGGCCCCTCAGCCCACAGGCTCCCCTCTGGGAGCCAACTGGAGGTCCCATGTCCTAGCCTTTTCCTATCCTGCGAGCACCTTCGGCCGGAGTGTAGGCAATCAGCCCAGCTCTCAAGGGGCTCGGACTCCTCCGTGGGACCCCACCCCTAACACTGATTGGCACCTTTGGAATGTGCGAAATAATTCCCAATGTCACTACTCCGTTGTTCACTTTCAAGAGACAACCATTGACTGCGTGCGATCTTAAAGCAAAGCCCCATCCCAACAATGCAATCACTGCGCTCTGTGGGTGTGCAAAGTGAGGCGGGGTTAGGGAGGCCAGGGCTGCGGGGCGCAACTCGTACCTTCCGCCAGCCTGCTGGGGAACCCAAGGTCAAGAACGCCCAGCTGCCGATGTGCGACCCATACTAGGAACTGCAAGATAGAGCTCCTGCTCCTATAAGCCCCGCCACCTCCCAGTAGATCACCCCAGATCCCCCCCCTTGCCCCGCGGGCTTGGGCAAGCCCACACTGGGCACCACGCCCCCCCAGACCCCGCCCCTCTCCGCTGCGCTCTGCGCAGGCCCACACCttaggccccgcccccgccccgccccgcctcccTGCGCTGCGCCTTGCGCAAGCCCGCTGCCTAGGACACGCCCCGTCCCAGACACCGCCCTCTGCCCGGCCCTGCTCCCCGGCTCCCCTAACCTGTCCAACCATGGTGAACCTGGGCCTGTCCCGGGTGGACGACGCTGTGGCTGCCAAGCACACGGTGAGAAGTCCAGGCTTGGACACTGAGCCCCAGGCCTCAGAAGCTGACCTGGACGAGGCAGGAGTCTGGGGTGTCCTATGAGGGAGCAGGGCTTGAAGGGGAGGGGAGACTCTCCCACCATGAGGATGGGCCACTCTGGGTGGGTTTAGGGGGAGGCGGGACATGTCCAGTCACCAGGACCTCACTTCTCATGGCCAGGGTGCAGGGACCGAGGGAATGGAGAGAGGAACTTAGCCACGAACCCCTCCCCTATCCCAGGGACTCGAGGAATATGCCGCGTGCCAGTCGAACGCCTTCATGAAGGGTGTGTTCACCTTTGTCACAGGTAAACTGGGTCCAGGTCTCAAGGGGCGAAGAAATGACGCACCCCAAGGTGGAAAAGAAAACACGCCCTCTCTTGTTCTTCCCTGTCTCCCCAGCAGGTGGCGCCAAAGTCACCTGCTTTGAGGTGCAATTGGCACCCTGATGGTCACATTGCTGGCTAACTAATGAGACCTTGGTTCTTGACAGGCACCGGTGCGACTTTTGGCCTGCAGATGTTCATTCAGAGAAAGTTTCCATATCCTGTGCAGTGGAGACTGTTGGTGGCCGCGGGTGGGTACACCAGGATGGGGTGCCTGGGTTCTGCAGTGCGTTTGTGTTACCATCCCAGACTGACTTCTGCAAggatggtttttgttgttgtttttgttttgttgttttggcttttgtttttgtttttttttttccgaggtaggggtctcactctagcccaggctgacctggaattcactagtctcagggtggcctcgaactcgcctcgagctctcggtgatcctcctacctctgcctcccaactgctgggattaaaggcgtgcaccaccgcgacACACTAAGGTTTTGTTAAGGAGCAGGCTGTGGTGCTAGCGCTCTGCCTCTGGAAGTTTGGGGTGGAGCCCACTCACCGTGTCTGCCCAGTAGCCTGTGCCAGGTTCCCTTCTGTGAAGTCCCCAGCCCACCTCCTTTCTGTTCTCTGCTCCCTAGTTGCAGGCTCTGTGGCCAGCTATGGGGTAACTAGAGTGGAGACTCAGAAATGCAGCAACCTCTGGCTCTTCCTGGAGACAGGGCAGCTCCCCAAAGACATGAACACAGGTGAGAGGACCCCTGGGGCATTAAGAAGTGTGAGCCTATGTTCCAGTGCCTGGAATTTCGGGCAGGCAAGCCTGGGACACCCAAATGATAGAGTGGAGCCTGCCATGcagtctctgcttcctaactgggGGGCTGGGGATAGGATTGGACCCAGCAGACCAGGCTTGTGTGCTGCAGATCAGGGGGTGGGCAGTAAGGTGATCCTAGGACAGAGGAAAGAACAGAGTGAGGAGTATGGGCAGGGCACAGTAGCTACATGGGCACTCCAAAGAGTGCCTCGGACTGAGACCCAGCATCTGATACCAAGCTGGTGACCCCAAACCCACTGCACCTGTTACAGGACCTGGGGTTGGTGTTGAGACAAGATTTCATGTAGCACAGCCGATCTTGAAGacgccatcctcctgcctctgtctcataagttctgggattacaggcatgtgctccTGTAACTGTCAGGACTCAGTTTTTGCTAGGATAGAAGAGAGTCAGGGACCCTAAGCAACTTTGGACATGAGTCCAGCCAtctccctttgcctcttacaGATCGTCACAGCTAGGAGAGAGCTCCATCTGCTGGGGTGTGGAGTCCTGGACCGCCCAACTCCTGACtgtccctccccacctcccctcCACACCTTTAAGCGCCCTCTATCCTCTACACATAGGCATGGTCAGGGCTGGCCCAAACCCAGGACCTGCCCAGCAGGCCAGCTCAGAAAGGCCTGAAAGGGACGTCTCCTCCAGGGAAGTAAGAAGCCAGGCCATCACTGTGATCCAGAGAGGGGCGTGTCCCGTTGCAGGCAACTGGCAGAAGGGATCTGTGTGCCCTGCTGGCTTTATTCCCAAGTCCAAGGAGACATCGGGTACTGCAGGTGTGGTGCTAATAAACAGCTTGTCCTTTTTCCCACTGAACTCAAAAGCAATTAAGAAACAAGGCAGGGGGTAAGAAGATATGGTCAGACACCTTTGTGACCATACAGCCGACATTGGAGGACGTACAGGGGAAGTTCCTAACAGAACTAGACATTCCTACCAGTCCTGTGAGCCACATGGGACCAACCAAGGCCTCCCCTCGTAGGGTCTTCAGCTATACAGCATGGCTGGAGGAACAGAGAAGTGGGAGACAGCCTGGGCAAGGGTGCCAGTTCTACGCATCTGCTTAGCATTAGTaaagccccaccccacccccagggaGGAGCAGAGCAGCAGAGTTCTCTCCACCAGAAGAATGAAAGCCCCCGAGCAAGCCAGACTACTCGCTCGGCCCAGCCCCTGAAGAGGTCAGTCCCAACCCTGGTGTCCCCGTAGCTGGCTGGCCCACCACTCAAGTCTGTGCTCAGCCCTGGTTAGCCTCTGCTGATCATTCAGAAGGATGTCTACAAGCACCTGACGTGTTTGTTCTCAAAGTTGGTGGGGAGGCAGCATGGCAGTGGGTCGTCGCTTGGGCAAGCTAGTTTTACTCCTTGTAAAAGTCCAGggggcaagccgggcgtggtggtgcatgcctgtaatcccaacactagggaggcagaggtaggaggatcgctgtgagttcaaggccaccctgagagtacatagtgaattctaggtcagcctgagctagagtgagaccctacctcaaccaaccaaccaaccaaccaaccaaccaacaaacaaacaaaaaagtccaggGGTAGTGTGGTGTATGAGTCTATGCTCTGCTGCCAACAGCATGCCGCAGGCTTGGGGGAGTGATTAAGTGTTTGgagccacacatggtggtgcatgcctttaatcccagaactcgggaggcagaggtaggaggatcactgtgagtttgaggccagcctgagactctagagtgagttccaggtcagcctgggctagagtgagaccctaccttaaaagagagaggaggcagagggaggacgaggaagaggaaagggaggaggaagaagaaggagaagaaagaaggtgtttggggctgaggagatggctcacttagTAAAGCGCTAAAGAACTTGCCATGCAGGTGTGATGACCTGGGTTCGGATTCCCAGGCATAGCagcatgtgtctgtaaccccatcCCTGGgaagtcagagacaggagaatccctggcaCTTGCTGAATAACTAGTCTATCCAAAACACCTagttctaggttcaatgagagaccctgactcaatacacagggtggaaagcaattgagaaagatGCCCACTATCAACCTCTGCCCCCTTACACAAAAAGATGTTTA carries:
- the Tmem141 gene encoding transmembrane protein 141 isoform X1, with protein sequence MVNLGLSRVDDAVAAKHTGLEEYAACQSNAFMKGVFTFVTGTGATFGLQMFIQRKFPYPVQWRLLVAAVAGSVASYGVTRVETQKCSNLWLFLETGQLPKDMNTDRHS
- the Tmem141 gene encoding transmembrane protein 141 isoform X2; this encodes MKGVFTFVTGTGATFGLQMFIQRKFPYPVQWRLLVAAVAGSVASYGVTRVETQKCSNLWLFLETGQLPKDMNTDRHS